From Nicotiana tabacum cultivar K326 chromosome 20, ASM71507v2, whole genome shotgun sequence, one genomic window encodes:
- the LOC107759056 gene encoding uncharacterized protein LOC107759056 → MGKDSKAKDSGAKGKGKQAAGGSEDGASKGKGKGGKGDGLGTCTYVKARHILCEKQSKINEAYKKLQEGWLDSGDKVPPAEFAKVAAAYSECPSGKKGGDLGWFPRGKMAGPFQEVAFNTPVGVTSAPFKSTHGYHIILSEGRKN, encoded by the exons ATGGGAAAGGACTCCAAGGCTAAGGATTCTGGGGCCAAGGGAAAGGGTAAACAGGCTGCTGGTGGAAGTGAGGATGGTGCTtcaaagggaaaaggaaaaggggGCAAAGGAGATGGCCTTGGAACCTGCACATATGTTAAAG CAAGGCATATCTTATGTGAGAAGCAATCGAAAATTAATGAAGCTTACAAGAAACTACAGGAAGGCTGGTTGGACAGTGGAGATAAAGTTCCACCAGCTGAGTTTGCCAAG GTAGCTGCAGCTTACTCAGAATGCCCCTCAGGAAAGAAAGGTGGGGATCTAGGATGGTTTCCACGTGGCAAGATGGCAGGCCCATTTCAGGAAGTTGCCTTCAACACCCCTGTTGGAGTTACCAGTGCACCTTTTAAGTCAAC ACATGGATACCATATCATTTTAAGTGAAGGGAGGAAAAATTGA
- the LOC107759058 gene encoding galactoside 2-alpha-L-fucosyltransferase-like, with amino-acid sequence MKRLNRSFNDQPHESVSLDRENNPVSNMVSEARWGLNPMRFMGFVFVCLMVLTVVFSASVILRDLPFDSRLRILAEARLFDVIPPNARVSEDGSHRPVMLQKDKLLGGLLPSGFDERSCLSRHESVLYHKELRQKPSSYLISRLRNYEALHKRCGPHTELYNRSVELFKSGQYRGSADCNYLVWISYSGLGNRILTLASAFLYALLTNRVLLVDPGVNMPDLFCEPFPDVSWLLPPDFPIFSKFSTFDQKSPHCYGYMVKNDIVGNSSGSIVPPFIYLHLAHDYDDQDKLFFCDEDQSFLQKIPWLVMRTDNYFVPFLFLIPSFEQELNNLFPEKETIFHFLSRYLFHPTNSVWGLVMRYYQAYLAQADEKLGIQIRVFDTGVGPFKYFLDQIFTCTMKENLLPRINRGEPIINPSGKQKTIAVLITSLSPGYFEEFRNMYWEHPTVTGEIVGVYQPSQEKHQQTEKLMHDRKALAEMYLLSLTDKLVTSAWSTFGYVAHGLGGLKPWILYKPENKTAHNPPCVRAASLEPCFHAPPYYDCKKKTGTDTSKIVPHVRHCEDVSWGLKLFGHNGEL; translated from the exons ATGAAGAGGTTGAATAGAAGCTTCAATGATCAGCCACATGAGTCAGTGTCATTAGATCGGGAGAATAACCCTGTTTCTAATATGGTTTCAGAGGCGAGATGGGGTTTGAATCCCATGAGATTTATGGGATTTGTCTTTGTTTGTTTGATGGTTTTGACGGTTGTATTCTCGGCCTCTGTTATACTCAGAGACTTGCCTTTTGATAGCCGACTCCGGATTTTGGCTGAAGCTAGACTCTTTGATGTTATACCCCCAAATG cCAGAGTTTCAGAAGATGGTAGTCATCGGCCAGTCATGTTGCAGAAAGATAAACTGCTCGGTGGCCTTCTTCCTTCTGGATTTGATGAAAGATCTTGTCTGAGTAGACATGAGTCAGTCTTATATCATAAAGAACTGCGCCAGAAGCCTTCTTCTTACCTCATCTCAAGGTTACGGAACTATGAGGCTCTCCATAAGCGATGTGGACCTCATACAGAATTATACAACAGAAGTGTCGAGCTTTTCAAATCTGGTCAATACAGAGGTTCTGCAGATTGTAATTACTTAGTTTGGATATCCTATAGTGGTTTAGGAAATAGGATACTAACCTTAGCTTCTGCTTTCCTATATGCTCTGCTTACAAATCGAGTCCTACTTGTTGATCCTGGAGTTAATATGCCTGATCTCTTCTGTGAACCATTTCCGGACGTTTCTTGGTTACTTCCTCCAGATTTCCCTATATTCAGTAAGTTCAGTACCTTTGATCAGAAATCTCCTCATTGCTATGGTTATATGGTGAAGAATGATATCGTTGGAAATTCATCTGGCTCAATAGTACCTCCCTTCATCTACCTTCATTTAGCTCATGATTATGATGATCAAGATAAATTATTTTTCTGTGACGAGGATCAAAGTTTTCTCCAGAAAATTCCTTGGCTAGTCATGAGGACCGATAATTATTTtgtgccttttcttttcttgatcCCATCATTTGAGCAAGAGTTGAATAATCTTTTCCCGGAAAAAGAAACCATATTCCACTTTCTGAGTAGATACCTTTTCCATCCCACAAATTCTGTATGGGGGCTTGTTATGAGGTATTATCAAGCTTATTTAGCCCAAGCAGATGAAAAACTAGGAATTCAAATTAGAGTTTTTGATACAGGTGTTGGTCCTTTTAAGTATTTTCTGGATCAGATCTTCACTTGTACAATGAAGGAGAATCTGCTGCCACGAATTAACCGGGGGGAGCCTATAATCAATCCATCCGGGAAGCAGAAGACAATAGCCGTCCTGATAACTTCTCTAAGCCCTGGATATTTTGAAGAGTTCCGAAACATGTACTGGGAGCATCCCACTGTGACAGGAGAGATCGTTGGCGTTTACCAGCCGAGTCAGGAGAAACATCAACAAACTGAGAAGCTTATGCATGATAGAAAGGCGTTGGCAGAAATGTATCTACTGAGTTTAACTGACAAATTGGTTACAAGTGCATGGTCGACTTTCGGATATGTGGCTCATGGTCTTGGAGGTTTGAAGCCTTGGATCCTATACAAGCCTGAGAACAAGACAGCCCATAATCCGCCTTGTGTTCGAGCTGCATCATTGGAGCCGTGTTTCCACGCCCCACCTTACTATGATTGCAAAAAGAAAACTGGAACAGATACAAGTAAAATTGTTCCTCATGTGAGGCACTGCGAGGATGTGAGCTGGGGTTTAAAGCTATTTGGCCATAATGGTGAATTATAA